One Streptomyces sp. ML-6 genomic region harbors:
- a CDS encoding DUF948 domain-containing protein gives MAGILVAVFWAILVSFLAVVLVRLAQTLRATTKLVADVTEQAVPLLADASATVRSAQTQLDKVDAIATDVQEVTSNASALSSTVASTFGGPLVKVAAFGYGVRQAIGRKSAPEPETARRTVIVGRTVPSARGRKRGGRDPRGSKG, from the coding sequence GTGGCCGGGATCCTGGTGGCCGTCTTCTGGGCGATCCTGGTTTCGTTCCTCGCCGTCGTACTGGTGAGGCTGGCCCAGACGCTCAGGGCGACCACCAAACTCGTGGCGGACGTGACGGAGCAGGCGGTTCCGCTGCTGGCCGACGCCTCCGCCACCGTGCGTTCCGCGCAGACCCAGCTCGACAAGGTCGACGCGATCGCGACGGACGTCCAGGAAGTCACCTCGAACGCCTCCGCGCTCTCCAGTACCGTCGCCTCGACCTTTGGCGGCCCGCTCGTCAAGGTCGCCGCGTTCGGCTACGGGGTCCGGCAGGCCATCGGCCGCAAATCCGCCCCCGAGCCGGAGACCGCCCGCCGGACGGTGATCGTCGGCCGCACCGTGCCGTCCGCGCGCGGCAGGAAGCGCGGCGGCAGAGACCCCCGCGGATCGAAGGGCTGA
- a CDS encoding DUF6167 family protein, translated as MFRRTFWFTAGAAAGVWATTKVNRKLKQLTPESLAAQAADKAIETGHKLKDFALDVRESMARREAELGEALGLEAPVDPDLPVRRHFAVEAPEPPGPDRALGTTEYRKLPYNSYNRNEDH; from the coding sequence ATGTTCCGCCGTACGTTCTGGTTCACCGCCGGCGCCGCCGCCGGTGTCTGGGCCACCACCAAGGTCAACCGGAAGCTCAAGCAGCTGACCCCCGAGAGCCTCGCGGCGCAGGCCGCGGACAAGGCGATCGAGACCGGGCACAAGCTCAAGGACTTCGCTCTGGACGTCCGTGAGTCCATGGCCCGGCGCGAGGCCGAACTGGGCGAGGCGCTGGGCCTGGAGGCGCCGGTCGATCCGGACCTCCCGGTCCGGCGGCACTTCGCCGTCGAGGCCCCCGAACCCCCCGGCCCGGACCGGGCCCTCGGGACAACCGAATACCGCAAGCTCCCCTACAACTCGTACAACCGGAATGAGGACCACTGA